One genomic window of Fimbriimonadia bacterium includes the following:
- a CDS encoding DUF59 domain-containing protein encodes MLINAETVREALKEVRDPELGVNIVDLGLVYDVSVSEGGVVDVLMTLTTPACPIGPEIEREIRSVLAELPGVETVNIAVTFEPPWSQDLITEDGRIELGMW; translated from the coding sequence ATGCTGATCAACGCAGAGACGGTGCGCGAGGCGCTGAAAGAGGTCCGCGACCCCGAGCTCGGGGTGAATATCGTGGACCTGGGCCTGGTTTACGACGTGTCTGTCAGCGAGGGCGGCGTGGTGGATGTGCTGATGACGCTGACTACGCCCGCATGCCCGATCGGACCCGAGATCGAGCGCGAGATACGCAGCGTGCTCGCCGAATTGCCTGGGGTGGAGACGGTGAACATCGCCGTGACCTTCGAACCCCCGTGGTCTCAGGACCTGATCACCGAGGACGGCCGCATCGAACTGGGCATGTGGTAA
- a CDS encoding non-heme iron oxygenase ferredoxin subunit, producing the protein MSRIQLGSESAFQEGAVRVVEVSGRRIAIGRVQGNLYAFDDICTHDNGPLGQGVLDGYEVECPRHGARFDIRDGRALCLPAIRGIRTYRVVVDNGEAFLEGVEG; encoded by the coding sequence GTGAGCAGAATCCAACTCGGGTCGGAGAGCGCCTTCCAAGAGGGCGCAGTTCGCGTCGTCGAAGTCTCGGGGCGCAGGATCGCGATCGGAAGGGTGCAGGGCAACCTGTACGCATTCGACGACATCTGCACTCACGACAACGGACCTCTCGGCCAAGGCGTGCTGGACGGCTACGAGGTGGAGTGCCCTCGGCACGGGGCGCGCTTCGACATCCGCGACGGCCGTGCACTCTGTCTCCCCGCCATTCGTGGGATCCGAACGTACCGAGTCGTAGTGGATAACGGGGAAGCCTTTTTGGAGGGCGTAGAGGGGTGA
- the sufB gene encoding Fe-S cluster assembly protein SufB has protein sequence MSKPATIHDIGDKYEYGFHDADRSVFRSGRGLTREIVETISEMKGEPQWMREFRLKALEVFLAKPMPTWGNTELLDAIDFDNIYYYVKPTDRAERQWEDVPEDIKRTFDRIGIPEAERKFLAGVSAQYDSEVVYHRMREGLEEKGVIFLDMDSGLREHPDIVKKYFSTVIPISDNKFAALNSAVWSGGSFIYVPEGVHVDIPLQAYFRINSENMGQFERTLIIADKGSRVHYIEGCTAPVYSSDSLHSAVVELIAMPGAHLRYTTIQNWSKNVYNLVTKRAVAYEDATVEWVDGNIGSKLTMKYPAIYLMGRGARGETLSVAFAGRDQHQDAGAKMIHGAPDTTSTIISKSISKDGGRTSYRGIIQVHEGCTGAKSNVRCDALLMDEESRSDTYPTMDIREPGVSIEHEATVSKVGEEQLFYLMSRGLSETEATTMIVNGFFEPFAKELPLEYAVELNRLIQLEMEGSVG, from the coding sequence GTGTCTAAGCCCGCAACCATCCACGACATAGGCGACAAGTACGAATACGGCTTCCACGATGCCGACCGGTCGGTGTTCCGGTCCGGCCGTGGGCTCACACGAGAAATCGTCGAGACCATCTCGGAGATGAAAGGCGAGCCGCAGTGGATGCGCGAGTTCCGTCTGAAGGCGCTAGAGGTCTTCCTGGCCAAGCCCATGCCGACTTGGGGCAACACCGAACTGCTGGACGCGATTGACTTCGACAACATCTACTACTACGTCAAGCCCACGGATAGGGCCGAGAGGCAGTGGGAGGACGTACCGGAGGATATCAAGCGCACCTTCGACCGCATCGGCATTCCGGAGGCCGAGCGGAAGTTCCTCGCAGGGGTCAGCGCACAGTACGACTCCGAGGTGGTGTACCACCGAATGCGTGAGGGCTTAGAGGAGAAGGGTGTCATATTCCTGGACATGGACTCCGGTCTTCGAGAGCATCCCGATATCGTGAAGAAGTATTTCTCGACGGTGATCCCGATCTCCGATAACAAGTTCGCTGCTCTCAACTCGGCAGTGTGGTCCGGTGGTAGCTTCATCTACGTGCCCGAGGGGGTTCACGTGGACATTCCGCTGCAAGCATACTTCCGGATCAACTCGGAGAATATGGGGCAGTTCGAGCGCACGTTGATTATCGCCGACAAAGGAAGCCGAGTGCATTACATCGAGGGCTGCACGGCTCCGGTATATAGCTCGGACTCCTTACACTCCGCGGTAGTCGAGTTGATTGCCATGCCCGGGGCTCACCTTCGCTATACCACCATACAGAACTGGTCCAAGAACGTGTACAACCTCGTCACCAAGCGAGCCGTTGCCTATGAGGATGCTACTGTCGAGTGGGTGGATGGGAACATCGGGTCGAAGCTGACCATGAAGTATCCTGCGATCTATCTGATGGGTCGCGGCGCGCGAGGCGAGACGTTGTCGGTGGCATTTGCCGGTCGGGACCAGCACCAAGATGCGGGTGCGAAGATGATCCACGGGGCTCCCGATACCACATCCACCATCATCTCGAAGTCCATAAGCAAGGACGGAGGGCGTACCAGCTATCGTGGCATCATCCAAGTGCATGAAGGTTGCACGGGTGCAAAGAGCAATGTGCGCTGCGACGCGCTGCTGATGGATGAAGAATCACGCTCTGACACCTACCCCACCATGGACATTCGGGAGCCGGGTGTTAGTATCGAGCACGAGGCGACAGTGAGCAAAGTGGGCGAGGAGCAGCTTTTCTATCTGATGAGCCGCGGCCTCTCCGAGACCGAAGCGACTACTATGATTGTGAACGGCTTCTTCGAGCCGTTCGCCAAAGAGCTGCCACTGGAGTATGCGGTCGAGCTGAACCGCCTCATCCAGCTAGAGATGGAGGGTTCCGTTGGCTAA
- the sufD gene encoding Fe-S cluster assembly protein SufD produces MANIVPPIAEATGCHDFTQLVPACGDPEWALGARRTAWDHFCKTPWPSRTDEGWRRADLAGVPFEEVLATWSAPHEASLRPHGDAQPGGSASSVAEGPGRAGLPEDAVRRGVLLKSLQDAMADHPDLVRPYLDAAPYDPTDQKFVSLTRALWDEGIFLYVPRGVSVGVPLHVQATFGHGRLACPRLLVVVEEDASVILLDEHVSGAFPHTVVASSLADLFVGSGAEVRYVNLNRWGDNVYSFQHIRSEVERDAHLVTLTISLGSRLTKATNEAVLVGEGARSDMLGLTFAKADQHIEYHTVQHHRVANTESDLLFKAAVSGKARSVYSGMIRIDKGAQRANAYQTNQNILLSKDAHADTIPNLEILANDVRCSHGATVAPLDPNQIFYMTTRGIPPAEARRLIVAGFLDQVLDRAELGLLDGYVRARAEEAIAEGYI; encoded by the coding sequence TTGGCTAACATCGTCCCCCCTATCGCCGAGGCTACCGGCTGCCACGATTTCACTCAGCTCGTTCCGGCGTGCGGGGATCCGGAATGGGCACTGGGCGCTCGGCGGACCGCCTGGGACCACTTTTGCAAAACTCCGTGGCCATCGCGCACTGATGAGGGGTGGCGTCGCGCCGACCTGGCGGGCGTCCCCTTCGAAGAGGTGCTGGCCACGTGGAGTGCGCCTCATGAGGCGTCTCTCCGCCCGCACGGCGACGCGCAGCCGGGGGGAAGTGCGTCGTCCGTCGCGGAGGGTCCCGGGCGGGCCGGGCTGCCCGAAGATGCGGTGCGCCGTGGCGTCCTGCTGAAGAGCCTTCAGGACGCAATGGCTGACCACCCCGACCTCGTGCGACCTTATCTCGACGCTGCACCCTACGACCCCACCGACCAGAAGTTCGTATCCCTCACGCGTGCTCTGTGGGATGAGGGAATCTTCCTGTACGTGCCGCGCGGTGTGAGTGTCGGGGTTCCGTTGCACGTGCAAGCCACCTTCGGCCACGGCCGTTTGGCGTGCCCTAGGCTGTTAGTCGTAGTCGAAGAGGATGCTAGTGTCATCCTGCTGGACGAGCACGTGTCGGGGGCCTTTCCACACACCGTAGTGGCCAGCTCGTTGGCGGACCTATTCGTGGGTAGTGGCGCCGAGGTGCGGTACGTGAACCTGAACCGATGGGGCGACAACGTCTACAGCTTTCAGCACATCCGCTCCGAAGTGGAACGAGACGCGCATTTGGTCACACTCACGATCAGCCTCGGGAGTCGACTGACCAAGGCTACCAACGAGGCCGTGCTGGTAGGTGAAGGTGCTCGGAGCGACATGCTGGGTCTAACCTTTGCGAAAGCCGACCAGCACATCGAATATCACACCGTGCAGCACCATCGAGTGGCTAACACCGAGAGCGACCTGCTGTTCAAAGCGGCGGTCTCCGGCAAGGCTCGATCGGTGTATTCGGGCATGATCCGAATTGATAAGGGTGCACAGCGCGCGAACGCCTATCAGACGAACCAGAACATCCTGCTGTCCAAGGACGCGCACGCCGACACGATCCCGAATCTCGAGATCCTGGCGAACGACGTTCGCTGCAGCCACGGTGCTACGGTTGCACCTCTCGACCCGAACCAGATCTTCTACATGACGACCAGGGGCATTCCTCCGGCGGAGGCGCGCAGGCTCATCGTTGCCGGTTTCCTGGACCAGGTGTTGGACAGGGCCGAATTGGGCCTACTGGACGGGTACGTGCGCGCCCGCGCCGAAGAGGCCATCGCCGAAGGGTATATCTAG
- a CDS encoding flagellar hook-length control protein FliK: protein MGARCACLRSPFPVSTFGSEAVVSRIAETVERLRDAVPARTVTLRLDPPEMGTIDVTVRARGRSVDTTLVTQHDWVRQVVEMNKPQLESQLNQRGLDLGAFDVSSQARAHDQGANRPQSDSGLAVSSLRLEADGMSENEPIRPATTSLYSRHVDLEA, encoded by the coding sequence GTGGGAGCGAGGTGCGCGTGCCTGCGCAGCCCTTTCCCCGTCTCGACTTTCGGTTCTGAGGCAGTCGTCAGCCGCATCGCCGAGACGGTGGAGCGGCTGAGGGACGCGGTGCCCGCGAGGACGGTGACGCTTCGGCTGGACCCGCCCGAGATGGGAACGATTGACGTGACGGTGAGAGCGCGCGGTCGATCCGTGGACACGACCTTGGTGACCCAACACGATTGGGTCAGGCAGGTGGTCGAGATGAACAAGCCGCAGTTGGAGAGCCAACTGAATCAGCGGGGGCTCGACTTGGGAGCCTTCGACGTCTCGTCGCAAGCTCGCGCGCACGATCAGGGAGCGAATCGGCCCCAGTCCGACAGCGGATTGGCTGTTTCCAGCCTCAGGCTCGAGGCGGATGGGATGAGCGAGAACGAACCGATCAGGCCCGCAACGACCTCGCTCTACTCTCGCCACGTGGACCTAGAGGCATGA
- a CDS encoding SUF system NifU family Fe-S cluster assembly protein, protein MRVEEELYREVIMDHFRSPRYGPPLSEPEAQAEGVNPLCGDELRLTLRVRDGVVVEVGADSKGCSISQASASMLAEVVKGKSLDEVQALVEQVSAMLTDKPHEPLDEDEDLAALSGVKNYPVRVKCALLPWATLRQALSSPGGKVSTEEE, encoded by the coding sequence TTGCGCGTTGAGGAAGAGCTATATCGCGAAGTCATCATGGACCACTTTCGCTCGCCTCGCTATGGGCCGCCGCTGAGCGAGCCGGAGGCGCAGGCTGAGGGTGTGAATCCTCTCTGCGGCGACGAGCTGAGGCTGACTTTGCGAGTTCGCGACGGCGTTGTCGTCGAAGTCGGCGCCGACAGCAAAGGCTGTTCCATCAGCCAGGCCTCCGCCTCCATGCTGGCCGAGGTCGTCAAAGGCAAGAGCCTGGACGAAGTGCAGGCGCTGGTTGAGCAGGTGTCGGCGATGCTGACCGACAAGCCCCACGAGCCGTTGGACGAGGACGAGGACCTCGCCGCGCTGTCGGGGGTAAAGAACTATCCGGTGCGGGTGAAATGCGCCCTCTTGCCCTGGGCGACGCTGCGGCAGGCGCTCTCGAGCCCGGGCGGCAAGGTTTCGACGGAAGAGGAGTAG
- a CDS encoding outer membrane lipoprotein-sorting protein, which yields MTGILTALVLAVAAPPTFEDIIQTKLKDLSMTAYVISANRGELRKINNDFYVAYRFTSMSVKYKSPSKLRLDGEYTNTKITYILNGTKKTYIIPQLKQKVTEDTKDAPGKRQSMLDFGIVDPGVAEFMKGKFVREDRATGEWVFDLEYKHPDDNSRHRVWVDPKTKVITKREWYNQEGKLRATFYHRDIKNLGGDVFLPTTIEVRNVEGKSAGTTGYRNIAVNKGNLADSLFVP from the coding sequence ATGACGGGGATCTTGACTGCGCTGGTGTTGGCGGTTGCCGCGCCGCCCACGTTCGAGGACATCATCCAGACGAAGCTGAAGGACCTCTCGATGACGGCCTACGTCATCAGCGCGAATCGAGGGGAGCTGAGGAAGATCAACAACGACTTCTACGTCGCATACCGCTTCACCTCGATGTCGGTGAAGTACAAGTCGCCCTCCAAACTCCGACTGGACGGTGAGTACACGAACACGAAAATCACCTACATCCTGAACGGAACGAAGAAGACCTACATCATCCCTCAGCTCAAGCAGAAGGTCACGGAGGACACGAAGGACGCGCCGGGCAAACGCCAAAGCATGCTGGACTTCGGCATCGTGGACCCCGGTGTTGCGGAGTTCATGAAGGGCAAGTTCGTCCGCGAAGACCGAGCTACCGGGGAGTGGGTGTTCGACCTCGAGTACAAGCACCCGGATGACAACTCACGTCACCGGGTGTGGGTGGATCCGAAGACGAAGGTGATTACCAAGCGCGAGTGGTACAACCAAGAGGGCAAGCTTCGCGCCACCTTCTATCACCGTGACATCAAGAACCTGGGGGGAGATGTGTTCTTGCCGACCACCATCGAAGTGCGAAACGTAGAAGGCAAGTCCGCAGGCACGACCGGTTATCGGAATATCGCGGTTAATAAAGGCAACCTCGCCGACTCCCTCTTCGTGCCATAG
- a CDS encoding flagellar hook protein FlgE, whose product MLQALLAGVASIKAQQTRMNVIGNNLANVNTTSFKSSRVTFQDMLSQTVRGALRPSASLGGKNPVQFGLGVIVAGTASTQDQGSLQATNRPTDIAIEGAGFFMLSNGERVSYTRDGSFDFDATGSLVHRGTGERVLGWSANSAGVVDTTTPISPSSHITIPIGQVSAVRQTTTVDYTGNLSATAEATDTWTASVRIYDSLGQSHVIDLVFSNRQSPAAGSAPSGAVASFEWAAYENGTLVSDFSSSGNSRLYFDSNGAMVLDPTNGVPLAQTLSLTPTNGAAPMNVSLNLRSITSLATAMQVQATNQDGFPPGSLAGFSIDNLGAVTGIFTNGLTRRLGQLALAIFPNPAGMERTGQNLLRDTDNSGLAVVGTAGTNGRGTLHAGFLEQSNVDIGNEFTEMIVTQRGFQANTRVVTTVDEMMQELLAMKR is encoded by the coding sequence GTGCTTCAAGCGCTCTTGGCCGGAGTGGCCAGTATCAAGGCTCAGCAGACACGCATGAACGTCATCGGGAACAACCTGGCGAACGTGAACACCACGTCGTTCAAGAGCTCCAGGGTGACGTTCCAGGACATGCTATCCCAGACCGTGAGGGGCGCGTTGAGACCCAGCGCGAGCCTGGGAGGGAAAAACCCCGTTCAGTTCGGCCTCGGGGTGATCGTGGCCGGCACGGCGAGCACGCAAGACCAAGGCAGCCTGCAGGCGACTAATCGCCCGACGGACATCGCGATCGAGGGTGCAGGGTTCTTCATGCTCAGCAACGGGGAGCGTGTTTCCTACACCCGAGACGGGAGCTTCGACTTCGATGCAACCGGCTCGCTCGTTCATAGGGGAACCGGTGAGCGCGTGCTCGGTTGGAGCGCGAACTCGGCGGGCGTCGTAGACACCACGACCCCCATCTCGCCATCGAGCCACATCACCATCCCCATCGGACAGGTCAGTGCGGTTAGGCAGACCACGACCGTGGACTATACGGGCAACCTTTCTGCAACTGCGGAAGCCACGGACACCTGGACTGCGTCGGTGCGCATCTACGACTCGCTTGGTCAGTCACACGTCATCGACCTGGTGTTCAGCAACAGGCAGTCGCCCGCTGCCGGGAGCGCTCCCTCGGGGGCCGTTGCTTCGTTCGAGTGGGCGGCCTACGAGAACGGCACGTTGGTTTCGGACTTCAGCTCTTCGGGCAACTCCAGGCTGTATTTCGACTCGAACGGTGCCATGGTGCTCGACCCAACGAATGGTGTGCCGCTGGCTCAGACCCTAAGCCTGACGCCGACGAACGGTGCAGCACCCATGAACGTCTCGCTCAATCTCCGCAGCATAACCTCGCTCGCTACGGCGATGCAGGTGCAGGCGACCAACCAAGATGGTTTCCCTCCGGGCTCGTTGGCAGGCTTCAGCATAGACAACCTGGGAGCCGTCACCGGGATCTTCACGAACGGCCTGACGCGACGGTTGGGGCAGTTGGCTCTGGCCATCTTCCCGAACCCCGCCGGTATGGAACGGACGGGACAGAACCTGTTGAGAGACACGGACAACTCGGGGCTTGCCGTAGTGGGCACCGCGGGCACCAACGGACGCGGGACACTCCACGCTGGCTTCTTGGAGCAGTCGAACGTGGACATCGGTAACGAGTTCACCGAAATGATCGTCACGCAGAGAGGCTTCCAGGCCAACACGCGGGTGGTCACCACGGTGGACGAAATGATGCAGGAGCTTCTGGCGATGAAGCGGTAG
- a CDS encoding cysteine desulfurase: MDVAAIRRDFPILAREVSGRPLVYLDNPATSQKPRAVIEALTRFYESSNANVHRGLHRLSEEATAQYEAARAAVASFLNAASPEEVVFTANTTAGINLVAQGWARPRLKEGDTIILTEMEHHSNLVPWQVAAQRTGARLRFVRLTDDFRLDLEDFGAALRENAKIVALTHASNVLGTVNPVAEICRLAREAGAVSVVDGAQAAPHLPVDVQTIGCDFYALSGHKACGPTGSGALWGKAERLEETEPLHFGGSMISRVRWDSSEWSPPPHKFEAGTPNIGEAIAFGEAMRYLTTLGMENLESYERELTEYGLRAVVEVPGITLHGPHDAADRLGVFSFSLEGVHPHDISQIVDEYGVAIRAGHHCCEPLHRKLGIPGSARAGIYLYNTREDLDTLVEALGRVRQVFAVAR; the protein is encoded by the coding sequence CTGGACGTTGCGGCCATTCGCCGAGACTTCCCCATTCTCGCACGCGAGGTCTCGGGCCGGCCGCTCGTCTACCTAGACAATCCAGCCACTTCCCAAAAGCCGCGAGCGGTGATCGAGGCCCTGACGCGCTTTTACGAAAGCTCCAACGCCAACGTCCACCGAGGTCTGCACAGGCTCAGCGAAGAGGCCACGGCGCAATACGAGGCAGCGCGCGCCGCGGTCGCCTCTTTTCTGAACGCCGCGTCACCCGAGGAGGTCGTCTTCACTGCGAACACCACCGCAGGCATCAACCTGGTGGCGCAAGGTTGGGCACGGCCGAGGCTGAAGGAGGGTGACACCATCATCCTGACCGAGATGGAGCACCACTCCAACCTCGTTCCATGGCAGGTGGCCGCGCAACGGACGGGAGCACGACTTCGCTTCGTTCGCCTAACGGACGACTTTCGTTTGGACCTCGAAGACTTTGGTGCTGCACTACGCGAGAACGCCAAGATCGTTGCTCTCACCCACGCTTCCAACGTGCTCGGAACGGTCAACCCTGTGGCGGAGATATGCCGGTTGGCTCGCGAGGCTGGGGCTGTCAGCGTGGTGGACGGCGCGCAGGCGGCTCCTCATCTCCCCGTGGATGTGCAAACGATCGGATGCGATTTCTACGCGCTCTCAGGCCACAAGGCCTGCGGGCCGACTGGCTCGGGAGCGCTTTGGGGAAAAGCGGAACGGCTGGAGGAGACCGAGCCTCTGCACTTCGGCGGCTCCATGATCAGCCGGGTACGATGGGATTCTTCTGAATGGAGCCCGCCGCCTCACAAGTTCGAAGCGGGAACTCCGAACATCGGGGAAGCGATCGCGTTCGGCGAAGCTATGCGCTATCTGACGACGCTAGGAATGGAGAATCTGGAGAGCTACGAGCGCGAGCTGACCGAATACGGACTTCGCGCGGTAGTCGAGGTACCGGGGATCACGCTGCACGGCCCGCACGACGCGGCGGATCGCTTGGGGGTATTCTCCTTCTCGCTGGAAGGCGTGCATCCCCACGATATCAGCCAGATCGTGGACGAGTATGGGGTAGCCATCCGGGCTGGGCATCACTGTTGCGAGCCACTGCACCGCAAGCTAGGTATCCCTGGCTCGGCACGCGCCGGCATTTATCTTTACAACACGAGAGAGGACCTCGACACGTTGGTAGAAGCGTTGGGGCGTGTGAGACAGGTATTCGCCGTTGCGCGTTGA
- a CDS encoding Rrf2 family transcriptional regulator — protein MKISAQEEYGIRCLLQVAARPNGDGPVTVSQIAEAEGLSGPYVEKLLRVLSRAGLVEATRGAKGGYRLTRDSSEITLGDALRALGEFPGSKKLCDHYVGKFDCCVHRDDCSVRPVWAQIASYLGTILDGLSLADLVGSESTVRSRLMSLHASTHSDGTTVIRKPSVATASPMRSMNDE, from the coding sequence GTGAAGATCAGCGCACAAGAGGAATATGGAATCAGGTGCCTGTTGCAAGTCGCCGCTCGACCGAACGGCGACGGGCCCGTGACCGTATCCCAGATCGCTGAAGCGGAAGGCCTTTCGGGTCCCTATGTCGAGAAGTTGCTTCGTGTGCTTTCTCGCGCAGGCTTGGTCGAGGCGACCCGAGGGGCCAAGGGCGGCTATAGGCTCACCCGAGACAGTTCGGAGATCACGCTAGGCGACGCTTTGCGAGCCCTCGGCGAGTTTCCTGGTTCCAAGAAGCTTTGCGACCACTATGTCGGCAAGTTCGACTGCTGCGTCCACAGGGACGACTGCAGCGTGAGGCCCGTGTGGGCACAGATCGCTTCGTACTTGGGCACCATTCTGGACGGGCTGTCGCTCGCGGACCTCGTCGGGTCCGAGAGCACGGTGCGATCCCGTCTGATGTCGCTACACGCATCCACCCATTCCGACGGCACGACCGTTATTCGCAAGCCCTCGGTCGCGACCGCATCCCCCATGAGGAGCATGAACGATGAGTGA
- a CDS encoding prepilin-type N-terminal cleavage/methylation domain-containing protein — MNRRIEPTGFTLIELLVVIAIIAILAAILFPVFAAARSKAKQTECLSNINQLNKGMLLYVSDYDDHMITYHFFNWADGFANDVKSGAANRYIKSPDVFRCPMDNMERWGAGGVKVKGTYSYTINGYLTGSTPYSWSDTKMGKVKMSYFQEPARTPSFVEEKGINEITWGDAADNYWGINDARFVNVDKTGGRHSGKSNLAYLDGHTKTVIRNLVWISSRNDDGTYWCCPPVR, encoded by the coding sequence ATGAACCGGCGCATCGAACCGACGGGTTTCACGCTCATCGAGTTGTTGGTCGTTATCGCAATCATTGCCATTCTTGCCGCGATACTGTTCCCGGTGTTCGCCGCCGCGCGATCCAAGGCGAAGCAGACGGAGTGCCTCAGCAACATCAACCAGCTCAACAAGGGTATGTTGCTCTACGTTTCCGACTACGACGATCACATGATCACCTATCACTTTTTCAACTGGGCGGACGGCTTCGCGAACGACGTGAAGTCGGGTGCCGCGAACCGCTACATCAAATCGCCGGACGTGTTCCGCTGCCCGATGGACAACATGGAACGGTGGGGAGCAGGGGGCGTCAAGGTCAAGGGCACCTACAGCTACACCATCAACGGCTACCTAACAGGAAGCACTCCGTATAGCTGGAGCGACACGAAAATGGGCAAGGTGAAGATGAGCTACTTCCAGGAGCCCGCTCGCACGCCCAGCTTCGTAGAAGAGAAAGGGATCAACGAGATCACTTGGGGAGACGCTGCCGACAACTACTGGGGCATCAACGATGCCCGCTTCGTGAACGTGGACAAGACGGGTGGCCGCCACAGTGGCAAGAGCAACCTAGCGTATCTCGACGGTCACACGAAGACGGTGATACGAAACCTGGTGTGGATCAGCTCGCGGAACGACGACGGCACATACTGGTGCTGCCCGCCTGTTAGGTAA
- the sufC gene encoding Fe-S cluster assembly ATPase SufC gives MSENDYPLLEVRELSAGVEGKTILNGVSLTLRKGEVHAIMGPNGSGKSTLSNVLMGHPGYEVLSGEVLYKGQDLLAMETDERAKAGVFLAFQYPTAIPGVTAVNFLRTALKSLRGQDMPARDFRKMLKEKLSDLSMDESFATRYVNDGFSGGEKKRFEMLQMAMIQPELAIMDETDSGLDIDALRVVSENVNRMRGPDLGVLLITHYSRILTHITPDFVHVMANGRIIKSGGKDLAHELEERGYDWLLNGERKEAEVSASV, from the coding sequence ATGAGTGAGAACGATTACCCGCTGCTCGAGGTCCGAGAGCTTTCGGCAGGAGTCGAGGGCAAGACCATCCTGAACGGCGTCAGCCTAACTCTTCGAAAAGGTGAGGTCCACGCAATCATGGGCCCCAACGGCTCCGGCAAGAGCACCCTTTCGAACGTGTTAATGGGCCACCCCGGTTATGAGGTGTTGTCGGGCGAGGTGCTGTACAAGGGTCAGGACCTGCTGGCGATGGAGACCGACGAGCGAGCGAAGGCCGGCGTTTTCCTGGCATTCCAGTACCCGACGGCGATCCCCGGCGTAACGGCAGTCAACTTCCTGCGTACGGCTCTCAAGTCGTTGCGAGGTCAGGACATGCCCGCGCGCGACTTCCGCAAGATGCTCAAGGAGAAGCTGAGCGATCTGAGCATGGACGAGTCCTTTGCAACTCGCTACGTGAATGACGGCTTCTCCGGCGGGGAGAAGAAGCGATTCGAGATGTTACAGATGGCGATGATCCAACCGGAGTTGGCCATCATGGACGAGACGGACTCCGGTCTGGACATTGACGCCCTAAGGGTGGTATCGGAGAACGTCAATCGGATGCGTGGTCCCGACTTGGGTGTGCTGCTGATCACCCACTACTCCCGAATTCTCACTCATATCACGCCTGACTTCGTCCACGTGATGGCGAACGGGCGGATCATCAAGAGCGGTGGGAAGGACCTAGCGCACGAGCTGGAGGAGCGTGGTTACGACTGGCTGCTGAACGGCGAACGGAAGGAAGCAGAGGTGAGTGCAAGTGTCTAA
- a CDS encoding ion transporter yields the protein MPETLKRLTEGARFQTFILGVIILTAVVVGLETSPGLMQAYEALFLAFNSVVQAIFVVEIVLRILAHWPRVHRFFRDGWNVFDFLVIAGSLLPSVGVFATVARVARLLRVARLVSVAPDLRLIVDTMLRSIPAITNVVLLLALLLYVYAILGYHTFADADPVRWGSLGASLMTLFKVLTLEGWVELHDTAETTHAWSWLYFGSFIFVAVFVMINLFVAVILENMQNARLERRVEEAEAVGDDDVMALIADMRGTLDRIESTLARQAGTQSNP from the coding sequence GTGCCCGAGACCCTCAAGCGCCTCACAGAAGGCGCACGGTTCCAGACGTTCATCCTCGGTGTCATCATACTTACGGCGGTAGTCGTCGGCCTCGAGACGTCACCTGGCCTGATGCAGGCCTATGAGGCCCTGTTCCTCGCTTTCAACTCGGTGGTCCAAGCGATCTTCGTAGTGGAGATCGTACTGCGGATCCTGGCCCACTGGCCGCGCGTGCACCGCTTCTTCCGGGACGGCTGGAACGTCTTCGACTTCCTGGTAATTGCGGGGTCTCTGCTTCCCAGCGTAGGTGTGTTTGCCACGGTAGCCCGTGTAGCCAGGCTGTTGCGAGTGGCTCGTCTGGTGTCTGTCGCCCCCGACCTCCGCTTGATCGTGGATACTATGCTTCGTTCGATCCCCGCCATCACCAATGTCGTGTTGCTGCTGGCACTCCTGCTATACGTGTATGCGATCCTCGGCTATCACACCTTCGCGGACGCGGATCCTGTGCGCTGGGGAAGTCTCGGGGCATCGCTGATGACGCTGTTCAAGGTGTTGACTCTAGAAGGGTGGGTGGAACTCCATGACACCGCGGAGACCACCCACGCTTGGTCTTGGCTCTACTTCGGCAGCTTCATCTTCGTCGCGGTGTTCGTTATGATCAACCTATTCGTCGCGGTAATTCTGGAGAACATGCAAAACGCCCGACTCGAGAGACGAGTAGAGGAAGCCGAGGCTGTGGGCGATGACGACGTGATGGCGCTCATTGCCGATATGCGTGGCACGCTGGACCGCATTGAATCCACCCTCGCGCGCCAGGCTGGCACCCAGAGCAACCCGTAA